The following coding sequences are from one Microbacterium sp. SORGH_AS_0969 window:
- the ald gene encoding alanine dehydrogenase produces MRVSVPTEIKNNENRVAMTPAGVDSLVHRGHEVLVQTGAGEGSGFSDDQYRAAGAEIVATADETWARAELLVKVKEPIAPEYGFLRPDLTLFTYLHLAADRPLTDALIAAGTTAVAYETVQTADRALPLLAPMSEVAGRLSIIEGAHHLLRASGGRGLLPGGVPGTPRAKVVVIGGGVAGEHAAANALGLGARVTVVDISLPKLRQLEERFGGAIETRASTRLEIAEQLADADLVIGSVLIPGAAAPKLVTDDMVAAMKPGSVLVDIAIDQGGCFEGSRPTTHDAPTFRVHDSLYYCVANMPGAVPHTSTRALSNATLPYITRIADAGWDAAASADPALAKGLNVRAGEVTNEGVRAAFSL; encoded by the coding sequence ATGCGCGTGTCCGTGCCGACCGAGATCAAGAACAACGAGAACCGCGTCGCGATGACGCCCGCGGGCGTGGATTCTCTCGTCCACCGCGGCCATGAGGTGCTCGTCCAGACCGGTGCGGGGGAGGGCAGCGGGTTCAGCGACGACCAGTACCGTGCGGCGGGCGCTGAGATCGTCGCGACCGCCGACGAGACGTGGGCGCGCGCCGAGCTCCTCGTCAAGGTCAAGGAGCCGATCGCCCCCGAGTACGGGTTCCTCCGCCCCGACCTCACGCTCTTCACCTACCTGCACCTGGCCGCCGATCGCCCGCTCACCGATGCCCTCATCGCCGCGGGGACCACCGCCGTCGCGTACGAGACCGTGCAGACCGCCGACCGGGCCCTGCCGTTGCTCGCCCCCATGAGCGAGGTCGCCGGCCGCCTGTCGATCATCGAGGGAGCACACCACCTGCTGCGCGCTTCGGGCGGGCGGGGGCTCCTGCCCGGCGGTGTTCCCGGAACGCCTCGCGCGAAGGTCGTCGTCATCGGCGGCGGCGTCGCGGGGGAGCATGCGGCCGCCAACGCCCTGGGGCTCGGGGCGCGCGTGACGGTCGTCGACATCTCGCTGCCCAAGCTCCGCCAGCTCGAGGAGCGCTTCGGCGGAGCGATCGAGACCCGCGCGTCGACCCGCCTCGAGATCGCCGAGCAACTCGCCGATGCCGACCTCGTGATCGGATCGGTGCTGATCCCGGGCGCGGCCGCCCCCAAGCTCGTCACGGACGACATGGTCGCCGCGATGAAGCCCGGCTCCGTGCTGGTCGACATCGCGATCGACCAGGGCGGGTGCTTCGAGGGGTCGCGCCCGACGACGCACGACGCGCCGACCTTCCGCGTGCACGACTCGCTGTATTACTGCGTCGCGAACATGCCCGGCGCGGTGCCGCACACCTCGACGCGCGCGCTCTCGAACGCGACCCTGCCCTACATCACGCGGATCGCCGACGCGGGCTGGGACGCCGCGGCATCCGCTGATCCCGCCCTCGCGAAGGGCCTGAACGTCCGCGCCGGCGAGGTCACGAACGAGGGCGTCCGCGCCGCCTTCTCCCTCTGA
- a CDS encoding GIY-YIG nuclease family protein, giving the protein MPWAYILECRGGALYVGSTGRELESRVWEHNNDDDLAASFTRKRRPVRLVYAEWFDAVELAFTREKQLQGWRREKKLALIAERGADLPRLSRCGPGPEASTSSATSAAAPGPEASTSSATSAAAPGPEASTSSATSAAEEPSPREVPEPVEGTGGFDKLSHLRRSPGTGGHGGDVRGRRRRGRPRS; this is encoded by the coding sequence ATGCCTTGGGCCTACATCCTCGAATGCCGCGGCGGTGCGCTATACGTCGGGAGTACCGGCCGCGAACTCGAGAGTCGCGTGTGGGAGCACAACAACGACGATGACCTGGCGGCATCCTTCACCCGGAAACGTCGACCCGTTCGGCTCGTCTATGCGGAATGGTTCGACGCGGTCGAGCTAGCCTTCACGCGGGAGAAGCAGCTACAGGGGTGGCGCCGGGAGAAGAAGCTCGCACTTATCGCCGAGCGGGGCGCAGATCTTCCCCGGCTGTCGCGCTGCGGGCCGGGACCGGAGGCTTCGACAAGCTCAGCCACCTCTGCCGCAGCCCCGGGACCGGAGGCTTCGACAAGCTCAGCCACCTCCGCCGCAGCCCCGGGACCGGAGGCTTCGACAAGCTCAGCCACCTCCGCCGCAGAGGAACCCTCACCACGGGAGGTCCCTGAGCCCGTCGAAGGGACCGGAGGCTTCGACAAGCTCAGCCACCTCCGCCGCAGCCCCGGGACCGGAGGCCACGGAGGGGATGTCAGAGGGAGAAGGCGGCGCGGACGCCCTCGTTCGTGA
- a CDS encoding Lrp/AsnC family transcriptional regulator, with product MPDDELHPHDARIIELLSADARMTNAAIAEDLGVAASTAHARLRSLVDRGLITGFHAAVDQSRLGRGLQAIVGVTLRPGQRQESIRAFAHDVRRHPDVIQLYFLGGADDFLVHIAVDDSSAVRRFVVDHLSARHSVASTRTSIIFEYHRNAVAADFD from the coding sequence ATGCCCGACGACGAGCTTCACCCTCACGACGCGCGGATCATCGAACTCCTCTCCGCCGACGCGCGAATGACCAACGCCGCGATCGCCGAGGACCTCGGCGTCGCCGCATCGACCGCGCACGCACGGCTGCGCTCCCTCGTCGATCGAGGTCTCATCACCGGCTTCCACGCGGCCGTCGACCAGAGCCGCCTCGGCCGCGGGCTGCAGGCGATCGTCGGGGTGACCCTCCGCCCGGGGCAGCGACAGGAGAGCATCCGCGCGTTCGCGCACGACGTGCGCCGGCATCCGGATGTCATCCAGCTCTACTTCCTCGGCGGGGCCGACGACTTCCTCGTGCACATCGCCGTCGACGACTCGTCCGCCGTGCGCCGCTTCGTCGTCGATCACCTCTCGGCGCGGCACAGCGTGGCATCCACACGCACGAGCATCATCTTCGAGTATCACCGGAACGCTGTCGCGGCCGACTTCGACTGA
- a CDS encoding tripartite tricarboxylate transporter permease, which translates to MDQLINLADGFAVAFTPQNLLFLVIGAILGTAVGVLPGLGSAMAVALLLPVTFSLDPTGAFIMFASIYFGGLFGDSTAGILLNTPGNSSAIATTFEGHRMAKDGRAAKALGTSAIGAFLGGTIACVLVVFFAPYIVELAKVFGPAEYFALAVFAFVAISAVVADSIVRGLVALGLGFALALVGIDAMTGAERFTGGSPVFFDGISIIVITVGLLAIGEVLHVAGHIRCAGGPGKLVAPSGSPLLSRREWRQALPAFLRGTAFGVPFGAIPVGGSEVPTFLAYGTEKRLARRRGDTDFGTRGAIQGVAAPEAAGNATAGSAMGALLGLGLPTSATAAMMIAAFQQYGMQPGPLLFERSGDLVWPLLASLFLGLIILLIINLPFAAVWAKLLLIPRHYLYAGITVVAMLGVYAIASRVVDLWLALAIGVVGFVMRRFSIPLAPVLIAAILGPMAETQMRRALAVSEGDPTIFVSSPLTVVLYALLAIIVTVSVLQHARHARRERVEAAARRDAPVPAGRR; encoded by the coding sequence GTGGATCAGCTGATCAACCTCGCCGACGGGTTCGCGGTCGCCTTCACACCGCAGAACCTGCTCTTCCTCGTCATCGGGGCCATCCTCGGCACGGCCGTGGGCGTGCTCCCGGGCCTCGGCTCGGCGATGGCCGTGGCTCTCCTGCTCCCCGTCACCTTCAGCCTCGACCCCACGGGCGCGTTCATCATGTTCGCCTCGATCTACTTCGGTGGTCTGTTCGGCGATTCGACCGCCGGCATCCTGCTCAACACCCCCGGCAACTCCTCCGCGATCGCGACGACGTTCGAGGGCCATCGCATGGCCAAGGACGGCAGAGCGGCCAAAGCGCTCGGCACCTCGGCGATCGGCGCGTTCCTCGGCGGCACGATCGCGTGCGTTCTCGTCGTGTTCTTCGCGCCGTACATCGTCGAGCTCGCGAAGGTGTTCGGCCCCGCGGAGTACTTCGCGCTCGCCGTGTTCGCGTTCGTCGCGATCTCGGCCGTCGTCGCCGATTCGATCGTGCGCGGCCTGGTCGCCCTCGGTCTCGGCTTCGCCCTCGCCCTCGTCGGCATCGACGCGATGACGGGTGCCGAGCGCTTCACCGGCGGAAGCCCGGTGTTCTTCGACGGCATCTCGATCATCGTGATCACCGTCGGCTTGCTCGCGATCGGCGAGGTGCTGCACGTCGCCGGTCACATCCGCTGCGCGGGCGGACCGGGCAAGCTCGTCGCCCCGAGCGGCTCGCCGCTGCTGTCGCGCCGCGAGTGGCGTCAGGCTCTGCCCGCGTTCCTGCGCGGCACGGCGTTCGGTGTGCCCTTCGGAGCGATTCCGGTCGGCGGATCCGAGGTGCCCACGTTCCTCGCGTACGGCACCGAGAAGCGGCTCGCCCGCCGGCGCGGTGACACCGATTTCGGCACCCGCGGTGCGATCCAGGGCGTTGCCGCCCCCGAGGCCGCGGGCAACGCCACGGCCGGTTCGGCGATGGGCGCGCTGCTGGGACTGGGGCTTCCGACCTCGGCCACGGCCGCGATGATGATCGCCGCCTTCCAGCAGTACGGGATGCAGCCGGGTCCGCTGCTGTTCGAGCGCTCCGGCGACCTCGTCTGGCCGCTGCTCGCGAGCCTCTTCCTCGGCCTCATCATCCTGCTGATCATCAACCTGCCCTTCGCGGCGGTGTGGGCGAAGCTGCTGCTCATCCCGCGCCACTACCTCTACGCGGGCATCACGGTCGTCGCGATGCTCGGCGTCTACGCGATCGCCTCGCGCGTGGTCGACCTGTGGCTCGCCCTCGCGATCGGCGTCGTCGGCTTCGTCATGCGGCGCTTCTCGATCCCGCTCGCGCCCGTGCTGATCGCCGCGATCCTCGGACCCATGGCCGAGACCCAGATGCGCCGCGCCCTCGCGGTATCGGAGGGCGACCCGACGATCTTCGTCTCGTCGCCGCTGACCGTCGTGCTGTACGCCCTGCTCGCGATCATCGTGACGGTGAGCGTGTTGCAGCACGCCCGCCACGCGCGCCGCGAGCGCGTCGAGGCCGCCGCCCGCCGCGACGCCCCGGTGCCGGCCGGGCGTCGCTGA
- a CDS encoding RNA polymerase sigma factor: MRHHSPEKTRTYEAFVRAHGDAVSRFLRRRSDPQTAEDAFSETMLVVWRRFDEVPEDPLPWLYVTARNCLRNAERSTRRQQRVVDRITTVDPPVEAMDAEDEGDPREDCLRTALARLSRTDAEVLRLWAWEELGPQEIAMVIGGTVNAVTIRLHRAKKKLRQEMDAACPPVSRTTSGGGAR; the protein is encoded by the coding sequence GTGCGACACCACTCCCCCGAGAAGACGCGGACGTACGAGGCGTTCGTCCGCGCACATGGCGACGCCGTCTCTCGGTTCCTCCGCCGGCGGTCCGACCCGCAGACCGCCGAGGACGCGTTCTCGGAAACCATGCTGGTGGTGTGGCGGCGCTTCGACGAGGTGCCCGAAGATCCGCTGCCCTGGCTGTACGTCACGGCACGCAACTGCCTGCGCAACGCGGAGCGTTCCACCCGGCGACAGCAACGCGTCGTCGATCGCATCACCACCGTGGACCCGCCCGTGGAGGCGATGGATGCCGAGGATGAGGGCGATCCGCGCGAGGACTGCCTGCGCACCGCTCTGGCCCGCCTGTCGAGAACCGACGCCGAGGTGCTCCGCCTGTGGGCCTGGGAAGAGCTCGGACCGCAGGAGATCGCGATGGTGATCGGGGGCACCGTGAACGCCGTGACCATCCGCCTGCACCGGGCGAAGAAGAAACTCCGTCAAGAAATGGACGCGGCGTGCCCGCCCGTCTCGCGCACGACCTCGGGAGGAGGGGCACGATGA
- the mmuM gene encoding homocysteine S-methyltransferase — MIDLAATLAERAVVLDGGLGTLLEARGNDVSSSLWSARILRDDPDEVRAAHAAFVTAGAEVVITSSYQVGYGAGIPDAEVDALLHRSVTLAREAGDVVVAASVGPIGALRADGSEYTGDYGLTVDELRRQHRRRLRILADTGCDLFAVETIPSALELEALALELADLDVPSIVSLSADSTAFAARGALARAFDIAASVPGVVAIGVNCCAPEHVLPSLAIAPRMPLVAYPNSGERWDAETRTWSGRAAPLAETAPSWVDAGARVVGGCCRSMPADIAAIAAAVG, encoded by the coding sequence GTGATCGACCTCGCCGCGACGCTCGCCGAGCGGGCGGTCGTGCTCGACGGTGGTCTGGGGACCCTGCTCGAGGCCCGCGGCAATGACGTCTCGTCGTCGCTGTGGTCCGCGCGGATCCTGCGCGACGACCCCGACGAGGTCCGCGCCGCGCACGCCGCGTTCGTCACCGCGGGGGCTGAGGTCGTCATCACGTCGAGCTACCAGGTGGGTTACGGAGCAGGGATTCCGGATGCCGAGGTCGACGCTCTCCTTCACCGGTCGGTGACGCTCGCCCGAGAGGCCGGCGACGTCGTGGTCGCGGCATCCGTGGGCCCGATCGGGGCGCTGCGCGCCGACGGGAGCGAGTACACGGGGGACTACGGTCTCACCGTCGACGAGCTGCGCCGGCAGCATCGCCGCCGCCTGCGCATCCTCGCAGACACCGGATGCGACCTGTTCGCCGTCGAGACCATCCCGTCCGCGCTCGAACTCGAGGCACTCGCGCTCGAGCTCGCCGATCTCGACGTGCCGAGCATCGTGAGTCTCTCGGCCGACAGCACCGCTTTCGCGGCGCGCGGGGCGTTGGCACGGGCTTTCGACATCGCGGCATCCGTGCCGGGAGTCGTCGCGATCGGTGTCAACTGCTGCGCCCCCGAGCACGTCCTCCCCTCCCTCGCGATCGCACCCCGGATGCCTTTGGTGGCCTATCCGAACTCGGGCGAGAGGTGGGATGCCGAGACCCGCACCTGGAGCGGTCGTGCGGCTCCGCTGGCCGAGACCGCTCCATCGTGGGTCGACGCCGGCGCGCGGGTCGTCGGTGGCTGCTGCCGGTCGATGCCCGCCGACATCGCCGCGATCGCCGCGGCCGTGGGCTGA
- a CDS encoding MarR family winged helix-turn-helix transcriptional regulator has product MAIASNKDDEVDLLIDAWSRLLPDIDLTPLDVMSRLRRAAFHLSKLRARAFASADIALWEFDVLAVLRRAGTELSATRLIAATMIGSAAMTNRLDKLAERGLVHRRPNPSDGRAILVAITPEGIERVDAAMTELVRLEAEALRGVSRADQALLADALRVLAAGETHEA; this is encoded by the coding sequence GTGGCTATCGCAAGCAATAAGGATGACGAGGTCGATCTCCTCATCGACGCGTGGTCGCGCCTGCTCCCCGACATCGACCTCACACCGCTCGACGTCATGTCGCGTCTGCGTCGCGCGGCCTTCCACCTCTCGAAGCTCCGTGCCCGCGCGTTCGCGAGCGCCGACATCGCGCTGTGGGAGTTCGACGTCCTCGCGGTCCTCCGCCGCGCCGGCACCGAGCTGAGCGCCACCCGGCTGATCGCCGCGACGATGATCGGCAGCGCCGCGATGACCAACCGCCTCGACAAGCTCGCCGAGCGCGGGCTCGTCCACCGCCGCCCGAACCCGTCCGACGGTCGCGCGATCCTCGTCGCCATCACACCCGAGGGCATCGAGCGCGTCGACGCCGCGATGACCGAGCTCGTCCGCCTCGAGGCCGAGGCCTTGCGGGGCGTCAGCCGTGCGGATCAGGCTCTGCTCGCCGATGCCCTGCGTGTCCTCGCCGCTGGCGAGACCCACGAGGCGTGA
- a CDS encoding glycerate kinase, producing MTTVLLAPDGFKGSITAADAAAALAAGWRDVRPADATIERPMADGGEGTADAFLAAVPGARRMPVRVIGPHGREVAASWVLLPPTAAAPHGTGVVELASTSGIELLGGDLRPLDADTRGFGEAIAAALDHGVSRLVLGIGSSASTDAGFGVLTALGARITDATGAPVSSGLRGLRGAVRLDRSGLRPPPPGGATVLTDVRSPLVGATGAAAVFGPQKGLVDLAEADAALGRAAELLDTDALAPGAGAAGGTGAALQAWGAELVPGAEAVAELIGVRDAVERADIVVTGEGAFDASSAAGKVPGRLAALAGDRPVLLVAGRIAPDADTSMFRTTVALADLAGSPAAALADPARWLRTAGRALAERLGAAPRAR from the coding sequence GTGACCACCGTGCTGCTCGCGCCTGACGGCTTCAAGGGCTCGATCACCGCGGCCGACGCCGCCGCGGCGCTCGCCGCGGGATGGCGCGACGTCCGCCCCGCCGACGCCACGATCGAACGCCCCATGGCGGACGGGGGAGAGGGCACCGCTGACGCCTTCCTCGCGGCGGTTCCCGGTGCGCGCCGCATGCCCGTGCGCGTGATCGGTCCGCACGGCCGCGAGGTCGCGGCATCCTGGGTCCTCCTCCCTCCCACCGCCGCCGCGCCGCACGGAACGGGGGTGGTCGAGTTGGCATCCACCTCGGGAATCGAGCTGCTGGGCGGCGACCTCCGCCCGCTCGACGCTGACACCCGCGGCTTCGGTGAGGCGATCGCCGCCGCCCTCGATCACGGCGTCTCGCGGCTCGTGCTCGGCATCGGTTCGAGCGCCTCGACCGACGCCGGATTCGGGGTCCTCACCGCCCTCGGCGCACGGATCACGGATGCCACCGGCGCCCCCGTCTCGTCCGGCTTGCGGGGTCTGCGCGGCGCCGTCCGCCTCGATCGCTCGGGCTTGCGGCCACCCCCACCGGGCGGAGCGACGGTGCTGACCGACGTCCGCAGCCCGCTCGTCGGCGCGACGGGTGCGGCCGCGGTGTTCGGCCCGCAGAAGGGCCTGGTCGACCTCGCCGAGGCGGACGCCGCCCTCGGGCGCGCCGCCGAGCTGCTCGACACCGACGCTCTCGCACCCGGGGCCGGAGCCGCCGGGGGAACCGGGGCGGCGCTCCAGGCATGGGGTGCCGAGCTCGTTCCCGGGGCCGAGGCTGTCGCCGAGCTCATCGGGGTGCGCGACGCCGTCGAGCGTGCCGACATCGTGGTCACCGGCGAGGGCGCGTTCGACGCGAGCTCCGCGGCCGGGAAGGTCCCCGGCCGTCTCGCGGCCCTCGCCGGAGACCGTCCGGTGCTGCTCGTCGCGGGGCGGATCGCTCCGGATGCCGACACGTCGATGTTCCGCACCACGGTCGCGCTCGCCGATCTGGCGGGATCCCCCGCCGCCGCGCTCGCCGACCCCGCCCGGTGGCTGCGCACCGCGGGCCGCGCGCTCGCCGAGCGGCTCGGTGCAGCCCCACGAGCTCGTTGA
- a CDS encoding ATP-binding protein, translating to MRLSVGGRLALVSLGVVVLVAGVLAVLLSFQLTDSGQRQAEQVTRSVAETLAHEPDVAALVARRDSATLQPMVESILGDADLSFVTIMTPDGIRLTHRNRSEIGQEYQGSREEALAGQTYTEVYEGTLGPSVRTIAAIREGGDEDGPIVGLVSVGVTLGAVQQDLAARVPLIAVASAAIVGVGVLGALYVRRSARRVTGSYTPAELSRLVESYETVLHSLREGLVVTDREGRIVLYNDEAADLLGLPPATMGQVSLDPHDVDMDATLAEAISTGRRMVEETVVNGDRVLLVNQEDARDLNGRRAPERGHVMTLRDRSELQALLGELEGVRTLSDTLRSQTHEHGNRLHALLALLELGRLDDARRLIVASTGERQELADRLVSDDEDAVVVALLLGKLDEAAERGLRLDLDVSEPRPRLPLAPAEAVTVVGNLVDNALDAAASGAEPRWVRAALTEKGGDVAIEVSDSGGGFDPSLPDPFRFGASTKTEQAPGGRGVGLALVRDIVAARGGTLQITGDPTTVRVFLPSVEEES from the coding sequence ATGAGCCCGACGTAGCCGCCCTCGTCGCGCGGCGCGACTCTGCGACCCTGCAGCCCATGGTCGAGTCGATCCTCGGCGACGCCGACCTCTCGTTCGTCACGATCATGACGCCGGACGGCATCCGTCTTACCCATCGCAATCGCTCCGAGATCGGACAGGAGTACCAGGGGTCGCGCGAGGAGGCCCTCGCCGGCCAGACCTACACCGAGGTGTACGAGGGGACCCTCGGCCCGTCGGTACGCACGATCGCGGCGATCCGCGAAGGCGGCGACGAGGACGGCCCGATCGTCGGGCTCGTCTCGGTCGGGGTCACGCTGGGCGCCGTGCAGCAGGACCTTGCCGCTCGCGTGCCGTTGATCGCCGTGGCATCCGCCGCCATCGTCGGCGTCGGTGTGCTCGGGGCCCTGTATGTGCGCCGCAGCGCGAGACGGGTGACCGGGTCGTACACCCCCGCCGAGCTGTCGCGGCTCGTCGAGAGCTACGAGACGGTGCTGCACTCGCTGCGCGAGGGGCTCGTCGTCACCGACCGCGAGGGCCGGATCGTGCTCTACAACGACGAGGCCGCCGACCTGCTCGGGCTCCCGCCCGCGACGATGGGCCAGGTCTCGCTCGATCCGCACGACGTCGACATGGATGCCACCCTCGCCGAGGCCATCTCGACGGGGCGCCGCATGGTCGAGGAGACGGTGGTCAACGGCGATCGCGTCCTGCTCGTCAACCAGGAGGACGCGCGAGACCTCAACGGACGGCGGGCGCCCGAGCGCGGACACGTCATGACGCTCCGCGACCGCTCCGAGCTGCAGGCGCTGCTCGGCGAGCTCGAGGGCGTCCGCACGCTCAGCGACACCCTCCGCTCGCAGACCCACGAGCACGGCAACCGCCTCCACGCGCTGTTGGCGCTGCTGGAGCTCGGGCGGCTCGATGACGCGCGGCGGTTGATCGTGGCATCCACCGGCGAACGGCAGGAACTGGCCGACCGTCTCGTCTCGGACGACGAGGATGCCGTCGTGGTCGCCCTCCTGCTGGGTAAGCTCGACGAGGCGGCCGAGCGCGGACTGCGCCTCGACCTCGATGTGTCGGAGCCGCGACCGCGGCTGCCGCTCGCTCCCGCGGAAGCGGTGACGGTCGTCGGCAACCTCGTCGACAACGCTCTGGATGCCGCGGCGTCGGGCGCGGAGCCCCGGTGGGTGCGCGCGGCGCTGACGGAGAAGGGCGGCGACGTCGCGATCGAGGTGTCGGACAGCGGAGGAGGGTTCGACCCGTCGCTGCCCGACCCGTTCCGGTTCGGCGCGTCGACGAAGACGGAGCAGGCACCGGGCGGGCGCGGCGTCGGGCTCGCGCTCGTGCGCGATATCGTGGCCGCCCGGGGCGGAACCCTGCAGATCACCGGCGACCCGACGACGGTGCGGGTGTTCCTGCCGTCGGTGGAGGAGGAGTCGTGA
- a CDS encoding response regulator has product MIRVLVVDDDALALELHSAYVARVPGFEVAGQASGARAALTALADPERRIDLVLLDMTMPDGNGLDVARRVRAAGSGVDIIAVTAVRDAATVRAAVSIGVVQYLIKPFAFAAFRERLDAYRTYVEGLDRAAGDATQSEVDALLGSLRTVTPPVLPKGLSDETLQAVAERVRTASGAVSSTEVGETEGMSRVTARRYLEHLADVGRVRRVPRYGGQGRPEITYAWVRAGGGL; this is encoded by the coding sequence GTGATCCGGGTGCTCGTCGTGGACGACGACGCCCTCGCCCTCGAGCTGCACTCGGCGTACGTCGCGCGGGTGCCGGGCTTCGAGGTCGCGGGACAGGCGTCGGGAGCGCGCGCGGCCCTCACCGCCCTCGCCGACCCGGAGCGGCGGATCGACCTCGTGCTGCTCGACATGACCATGCCCGACGGCAACGGCCTCGACGTCGCGCGGCGGGTGCGCGCAGCCGGGTCGGGCGTCGACATCATCGCCGTGACGGCGGTACGCGACGCGGCGACGGTGCGGGCCGCCGTGTCGATCGGCGTCGTGCAGTACCTCATCAAGCCGTTCGCGTTCGCGGCGTTCCGCGAGCGCCTCGATGCCTACCGCACCTATGTCGAGGGCCTCGACCGCGCGGCCGGTGACGCGACGCAGTCCGAGGTCGACGCGCTGCTCGGATCGCTGCGCACCGTCACCCCGCCGGTGCTGCCGAAGGGCCTGAGCGACGAGACGCTGCAGGCCGTCGCGGAACGTGTGCGCACGGCATCCGGAGCCGTGTCGTCGACCGAGGTCGGCGAGACCGAGGGCATGTCGCGCGTGACGGCGCGGCGCTACCTCGAGCACCTCGCCGACGTCGGGCGGGTGCGCCGCGTTCCCCGGTACGGGGGCCAGGGCCGCCCCGAGATCACGTACGCGTGGGTGCGGGCGGGGGGTGGCCTCTGA